Proteins encoded by one window of Nitrospira sp.:
- a CDS encoding F0F1 ATP synthase subunit delta, whose product MFIDWFTVVAQALNFLILVWLMKRFLYKPILDAIDAREKRIATELADAAEKKVEAKKERDEFKYKNDEFEKQRDELMSQATDEAKVERQRLLDESRQAADALRIKRQDALKREQQKLNDEIARRTREEVFAIARKTLSDLAGASLEERMSEVFTRRVRELNGEAKEGLAKALKTSTDPALVCSAFELPSEQRAAMQQALNETFSAEIHVRFETAPDVISGIELTANGRKVGWSIADYLVSLEKSLDELLKDQSKLQTQVETKRTSESGPDASKPEPMVVSKDAIKEQLKHEVDVQPKSGTKPADPEEEK is encoded by the coding sequence ATGTTCATCGACTGGTTCACCGTCGTTGCGCAGGCGCTCAACTTTCTCATCCTCGTGTGGTTGATGAAGCGCTTCCTCTACAAGCCCATCCTCGATGCCATCGACGCGCGGGAAAAGCGTATCGCCACGGAACTTGCGGACGCCGCCGAAAAAAAGGTCGAAGCCAAAAAGGAGCGTGATGAGTTCAAGTACAAGAACGATGAGTTCGAGAAGCAGCGCGACGAGCTCATGAGCCAAGCGACGGACGAGGCAAAGGTCGAACGTCAGCGCCTCCTCGATGAGTCGCGGCAGGCAGCCGACGCCCTCCGTATTAAACGACAGGACGCGTTGAAACGCGAACAACAGAAACTCAACGACGAAATCGCCCGACGAACCCGGGAGGAAGTGTTTGCCATTGCGCGAAAGACGCTGTCGGACCTCGCCGGGGCCAGTCTGGAAGAACGCATGAGCGAGGTATTCACGCGCCGCGTGCGAGAGCTGAACGGTGAGGCGAAGGAAGGTCTAGCGAAGGCATTGAAAACATCGACCGACCCGGCGCTCGTATGCAGCGCCTTCGAGCTGCCATCGGAGCAACGAGCCGCGATGCAACAGGCGCTCAACGAAACCTTCTCCGCTGAAATCCACGTCCGTTTCGAGACCGCGCCGGACGTGATCAGCGGCATCGAACTCACTGCGAACGGACGAAAGGTCGGTTGGAGCATCGCGGATTATCTCGTGTCACTGGAAAAGAGTCTCGACGAATTGCTGAAAGACCAGTCCAAACTCCAGACGCAAGTGGAGACGAAGCGTACGTCCGAATCTGGACCAGACGCGTCCAAGCCGGAGCCTATGGTTGTGTCTAAAGACGCAATCAAGGAGCAGCTCAAACATGAAGTCGATGTTCAGCCGAAGTCTGGGACTAAGCCTGCGGATCCTGAGGAAGAAAAATGA
- a CDS encoding F0F1 ATP synthase subunit C: MDSMTLIAVASIVTAGITTGLGTMAPALGEGKAVAIALSSLAQQPDASATITRTLFVGLAMIESTAIYCFVVSMILIFANPFWNHVIAQAGGK, from the coding sequence ATGGATAGCATGACGCTTATTGCAGTGGCCTCTATTGTCACCGCCGGCATTACCACAGGTCTCGGCACGATGGCTCCGGCACTGGGAGAAGGGAAGGCGGTCGCGATAGCGCTGAGCTCCCTGGCCCAGCAGCCTGATGCCTCCGCGACCATCACCCGGACCTTGTTCGTGGGCCTGGCGATGATCGAGTCTACAGCCATCTACTGTTTCGTGGTTTCGATGATTCTCATCTTCGCAAACCCGTTCTGGAACCACGTCATCGCCCAAGCCGGGGGAAAGTAA